A single genomic interval of Alteromonas sp. BL110 harbors:
- a CDS encoding DegQ family serine endoprotease yields the protein MSFRHCLLASAVVVSSLGFTATTQAALPFFSDSKDEVPSLAPMLEEATPAVVSIAVEGTQTSTQRVPEMFRYFFGAPQEQVQERPFRGLGSGVIIDADKGYVVTNNHVVDNADEITVKLTDGREFKAKKLGSDEQSDIALLKIEPNDLKALPLADSDGLRVGDFVVAIGNPFGLSQTVTSGIVSALGRSGLNIGGYEDFIQTDAAINRGNSGGALVNLHGELVGINTAIFGPNGGNVGIGFAIPANMMKSLIEQIAEYGEVRRGLLGILGSDIDAGLAEAMNAEVNIGAFVSEVQPDSAAEKGGLQAGDIITAINGRKLHSFQELRAKIASMGAGAEVELTVMRKGKKMNVDVVLDDATDTTVTAAQIHPALEGATLTNGTDNAGNAGVVVSEIERGAPAARIGLQSEDVIIGVNRVRTSTVAEFRNALDEAKGVIALNVKRGNSTLYLVIRQ from the coding sequence ATGTCTTTCCGCCATTGTCTATTGGCGTCTGCCGTTGTTGTAAGTTCACTGGGCTTTACTGCTACTACGCAGGCGGCGTTACCGTTCTTTTCTGATTCAAAAGACGAAGTGCCGTCTTTAGCCCCTATGCTCGAAGAAGCGACCCCTGCGGTAGTTAGTATCGCAGTGGAAGGTACGCAAACTTCCACACAGCGTGTACCAGAAATGTTTCGCTACTTCTTTGGTGCACCGCAAGAGCAAGTTCAAGAACGTCCTTTCCGAGGTCTTGGTTCTGGCGTTATTATTGATGCCGATAAGGGTTACGTGGTAACTAATAATCACGTTGTTGATAACGCAGACGAAATCACCGTTAAATTAACCGACGGACGCGAGTTTAAAGCGAAAAAGCTGGGTTCTGACGAGCAAAGTGATATCGCTCTACTTAAGATTGAGCCCAATGATTTAAAAGCATTGCCACTTGCCGATTCTGACGGTCTACGCGTGGGCGACTTTGTAGTCGCTATTGGTAACCCATTCGGCCTTTCTCAAACGGTTACCTCAGGTATTGTAAGCGCGCTAGGTCGCTCTGGCTTAAATATTGGCGGTTACGAAGATTTTATCCAAACTGACGCCGCAATTAACCGCGGTAACTCAGGTGGTGCACTGGTTAACCTTCACGGTGAACTGGTTGGTATCAACACCGCCATTTTTGGCCCTAATGGTGGCAATGTAGGTATTGGTTTTGCAATTCCTGCCAATATGATGAAAAGCCTTATCGAGCAAATTGCCGAATATGGTGAAGTGCGCCGTGGTCTACTGGGTATTTTAGGTAGCGATATTGACGCAGGTCTTGCCGAAGCTATGAACGCCGAGGTAAATATCGGTGCGTTTGTAAGTGAAGTACAGCCTGACTCTGCTGCCGAGAAAGGTGGTCTTCAAGCAGGTGACATCATCACTGCTATTAACGGTCGCAAACTTCACAGCTTCCAAGAGCTGCGCGCAAAAATTGCGAGTATGGGAGCAGGTGCTGAAGTTGAATTAACCGTTATGCGCAAAGGTAAGAAAATGAACGTCGACGTGGTATTAGACGATGCTACAGATACCACGGTAACCGCGGCTCAGATTCATCCAGCTCTTGAAGGTGCCACTTTGACTAATGGTACCGACAATGCAGGCAACGCCGGTGTAGTAGTGTCTGAGATTGAACGTGGTGCACCTGCTGCGCGTATTGGTCTTCAATCTGAAGACGTGATCATTGGTGTTAACCGCGTTCGCACATCAACGGTTGCGGAATTCAGAAACGCGCTAGATGAAGCAAAAGGCGTTATCGCACTGAATGTAAAACGCGGCAACTCTACTCTTTACTTGGTTATCAGACAGTAA